A portion of the Paenibacillus hamazuiensis genome contains these proteins:
- a CDS encoding extracellular solute-binding protein, protein MTSNVKKKALLGLAATLIATSALTACGSGKTDGGSSQAAGSNAPLDVSIMTILLSANPPANDNAIKQKIEQAVNAKMNIQWVSANSYPDKLNVTLASGDIPDLIYIPDPFTSVFRSMVQQGAFWDLTDYIKDYPNLNSKIAKTAWDLTKMDDGKNYSIPRPRPTEGDTYFIFRKDWMDNLGLKVPTTTDELYQVIKAMAENDPDKNGQKDTIGFAVNATNGEKASDPFGQLENTFVGANGDWKWTGDQMVYKSFLPEERKALEFMIKLYNEKLIPEDFAALKTSQVKDLVKTNKAGVLVDKTGTVSEYLNDLKKIAPNVKETDFYPATSINGYNPKGPGFAGVLAIPKTVKEDKMKRILKMIDTWMNDDVFAIQTYGIEGVDHTVKDGVKVVDSKKLSDDGGPDFNQIVYVADPYASTVKNYFQKDTQELFKKIQDERAKTSVADMSIGLYSPTALQYLPEMQKKVLDEKVKVILGKETLAQWDEFVAKMKADPNVVKMTQEMTDAYKKRIAAAK, encoded by the coding sequence ATGACTTCCAACGTCAAAAAGAAAGCGCTGCTCGGTTTGGCGGCGACGCTGATTGCGACCTCCGCGCTGACGGCGTGCGGCTCCGGTAAAACGGACGGCGGATCGTCGCAGGCGGCCGGCAGCAATGCGCCTCTGGATGTAAGCATTATGACGATTTTGCTGAGCGCCAATCCGCCGGCGAACGACAATGCGATCAAGCAGAAAATTGAACAAGCGGTCAATGCGAAGATGAACATTCAATGGGTATCCGCGAACAGCTATCCGGACAAATTGAACGTGACGCTGGCTTCCGGCGATATTCCCGATCTGATCTACATTCCGGATCCGTTTACGTCCGTGTTCCGCAGCATGGTGCAGCAGGGCGCATTTTGGGATTTGACCGACTACATTAAAGACTACCCGAACCTGAACAGCAAAATTGCGAAAACCGCATGGGATTTGACCAAGATGGACGACGGCAAAAATTACTCGATCCCGCGTCCGCGTCCGACGGAAGGCGACACGTATTTTATTTTCCGCAAAGATTGGATGGACAACCTGGGTCTGAAAGTGCCGACGACCACCGATGAATTGTACCAGGTGATCAAAGCGATGGCCGAAAACGATCCGGACAAAAACGGACAGAAGGACACCATCGGTTTTGCCGTGAATGCGACGAACGGAGAAAAGGCGTCCGATCCGTTCGGCCAACTGGAAAACACGTTTGTCGGTGCCAACGGCGACTGGAAATGGACGGGCGACCAGATGGTGTACAAGTCGTTCCTCCCGGAGGAGCGCAAGGCGCTCGAATTTATGATCAAGCTGTATAACGAAAAGCTGATTCCGGAAGACTTCGCCGCCTTGAAAACAAGCCAGGTGAAAGATTTGGTGAAAACGAACAAGGCTGGCGTTTTGGTCGATAAAACGGGTACCGTTTCCGAGTATTTGAACGATCTCAAGAAAATTGCTCCTAACGTCAAGGAAACCGACTTCTACCCGGCGACCAGCATCAACGGCTACAACCCGAAAGGCCCCGGCTTCGCAGGCGTTCTGGCGATTCCGAAAACCGTCAAGGAAGACAAGATGAAGCGCATCCTGAAGATGATCGACACCTGGATGAATGACGATGTTTTCGCCATCCAGACGTACGGCATCGAAGGTGTGGACCATACGGTGAAAGACGGCGTCAAAGTGGTCGACTCGAAGAAGTTGTCCGACGACGGCGGTCCGGACTTCAACCAAATCGTGTACGTTGCCGATCCATATGCGAGCACGGTGAAAAATTACTTCCAGAAGGATACGCAGGAGCTGTTCAAGAAAATTCAGGACGAGCGCGCCAAGACAAGCGTGGCGGATATGAGCATCGGCCTCTATTCCCCGACGGCGCTGCAGTACTTGCCGGAAATGCAGAAGAAAGTGCTGGACGAGAAGGTTAAAGTCATTCTCGGCAAAGAAACGCTCGCCCAATGGGACGAGTTCGTCGCCAAGATGAAAGCAGACCCGAACGTTGTGAAAATGACGCAGGAAATGACGGACGCCTACAAAAAGCGTATTGCCGCCGCAAAATAA
- a CDS encoding glycoside hydrolase family 88/105 protein, translated as MGYFDPNESVFKKCRDNVEATLETIAQRYIGANPPHPFAYRLFNQGGFRRQHDYRYVMDFREKLAQMPNGSFVYAWAKLWSDQPAELNFGIGCLSPVHVYVNGTKVFASNISDEMAPERKNIFRAQMNKGWNEFVLQFENTANGCGGIFGTGSYKNFPLHFICPTPERDGQEGWVYSEPTTISAERLLAEGLQEKNSLVKWLPDLRWSEEALAGGVFARLFGAEAGRAAIARTKVRSMALGGQALRWSGRHDGTFTLYVNGREVYSSQESGEFQAELPLVFGDNDIVVRSACTGGKWGFVLEKAEDMPDDAVSFAAPIPVEGLPDHWLYLGSFEEGNVPGLEELSRLNRVYDDGREGTYWRADLPNAWVRPYLENTLFAKWNYPLGVTLYGLMQTGAAIGRRDYIDYVLRHARQSASFDEYSLWDGKMHGAAGVNNQLALIDSLDDCGSFGATMLAAMAYGSIEGAEKVAARIADYITRVQDRLESGALYRVRGSVDFMKDTLWCDDLYMSVPFLCRYSALTGDPAYINDAARQIVLYKQYLYMPDKQIMSHVYDFKTDRPTEMPWGRGNGWVLFSLAELLGALPEEHEHREALLAFYRELCEGYLRLQGASGLWHQVLTDPESYEETSCTSMFIYAFAKGIRNGWLTEPAPYVQAVFKGWEGLTRISIDKYGNIFGVCRGSGYSFSGRYYKEELPWLLNDTHGIGIVMLAGVEVKYVSEYLKEKSAE; from the coding sequence ATGGGATATTTTGATCCGAACGAATCCGTATTTAAAAAATGCCGCGACAATGTAGAGGCGACGCTGGAAACGATCGCGCAGCGTTATATCGGAGCAAATCCGCCGCATCCTTTCGCTTACCGGCTGTTTAACCAAGGCGGCTTCAGGAGGCAGCACGACTACCGGTACGTGATGGATTTTCGCGAAAAATTAGCCCAAATGCCGAACGGCAGCTTCGTTTATGCATGGGCCAAGCTGTGGAGCGACCAGCCGGCGGAGCTTAATTTCGGCATCGGCTGCCTCAGTCCGGTGCATGTTTACGTCAATGGCACGAAGGTGTTCGCCTCGAACATTTCCGACGAAATGGCGCCGGAGCGCAAAAACATTTTCCGCGCGCAGATGAACAAAGGCTGGAACGAATTTGTGCTTCAGTTCGAAAATACGGCGAACGGCTGCGGCGGCATTTTCGGTACCGGATCGTATAAAAATTTCCCGCTGCATTTCATCTGCCCGACGCCCGAGCGGGACGGTCAGGAGGGCTGGGTATATTCCGAGCCGACGACGATTTCCGCAGAACGGCTGCTGGCCGAAGGACTCCAGGAAAAGAACAGCCTTGTCAAATGGCTGCCGGATTTGCGCTGGAGCGAAGAAGCGCTTGCGGGCGGCGTATTCGCAAGGCTCTTCGGTGCGGAAGCGGGCCGGGCGGCGATCGCCCGGACGAAGGTGCGAAGCATGGCGCTTGGCGGACAGGCTTTACGCTGGTCGGGCCGTCATGACGGTACCTTTACGCTGTACGTGAACGGCCGGGAAGTATATTCGTCGCAGGAGAGCGGCGAATTTCAAGCGGAGCTCCCGCTTGTATTCGGAGACAACGACATCGTCGTTCGCTCCGCGTGCACGGGCGGCAAATGGGGATTTGTCCTGGAGAAGGCGGAGGATATGCCGGACGACGCCGTTTCGTTTGCGGCGCCGATCCCGGTTGAAGGGCTGCCGGACCACTGGCTTTATCTGGGATCGTTTGAGGAAGGGAACGTACCCGGGCTGGAGGAGCTGTCCCGCTTGAACCGGGTTTATGACGACGGCCGGGAGGGCACCTACTGGCGGGCCGATCTGCCGAACGCATGGGTTCGCCCTTATTTGGAAAATACGCTGTTCGCCAAGTGGAACTACCCGCTCGGCGTTACGTTGTACGGGCTTATGCAGACCGGCGCGGCCATCGGACGCCGCGATTACATCGATTACGTGCTTCGTCACGCCCGGCAAAGCGCCTCCTTCGACGAGTATTCGCTGTGGGACGGGAAGATGCACGGCGCCGCCGGGGTGAACAACCAGCTCGCGCTGATCGACAGCTTGGATGATTGCGGCTCCTTCGGCGCCACGATGCTCGCTGCGATGGCGTACGGCAGCATCGAAGGAGCGGAGAAGGTGGCGGCACGCATCGCCGATTACATTACCCGCGTCCAGGACAGGCTGGAGAGCGGGGCGCTGTACCGTGTGCGGGGCAGCGTCGATTTCATGAAGGACACGCTGTGGTGCGACGATTTGTATATGAGCGTGCCGTTCCTGTGCCGGTATTCGGCTTTGACGGGCGACCCAGCTTATATCAACGATGCGGCGCGCCAAATTGTTTTGTATAAGCAGTATTTATATATGCCGGACAAACAGATCATGTCCCACGTGTACGATTTCAAAACGGACCGTCCGACCGAAATGCCTTGGGGCCGCGGAAACGGCTGGGTGCTGTTCTCGCTGGCAGAGCTGCTGGGCGCACTGCCGGAGGAGCATGAGCACCGCGAAGCGCTGCTTGCCTTCTACCGCGAGCTGTGCGAAGGCTACTTGCGCCTGCAGGGCGCAAGCGGGCTGTGGCATCAGGTGCTTACCGACCCGGAATCGTATGAGGAGACGTCGTGCACTTCGATGTTTATCTATGCGTTTGCCAAGGGGATCCGGAATGGCTGGCTGACCGAGCCGGCGCCATATGTGCAGGCCGTGTTCAAAGGCTGGGAAGGGCTGACTCGCATCAGCATCGACAAGTACGGCAATATATTCGGCGTTTGCCGCGGCTCCGGTTATTCGTTCTCCGGCAGATATTACAAGGAAGAGCTGCCTTGGCTGCTCAACGATACGCACGGAATCGGCATTGTCATGCTGGCGGGCGTGGAGGTAAAATATGTAAGTGAGTATTTGAAGGAAAAGAGTGCCGAATGA
- a CDS encoding bifunctional aldolase/short-chain dehydrogenase: MVQSLWDSSKAAQLQGGLDELVYRSNIIGADRRVCNIFGGNTSAKTIVKDFRGRDVEVMYVKGSGSDLASMKAGNFTGLRMDDIRPLFERDAMTDEEMVAYLAHTMIDAKHPRASIETLLHAFLPFKHVDHTHPDAIISLCCADNGKELAKEIYGDRFVWVPYVRPGFTLSKMIAEGVLANPKAELVLMEKHGLVTWGETSEACYAQTIKIINEAEAFIEARVNEAKLFGGQKHAPLPADVRRSIAAQVMPTIRGAVSDAKKMILSFDDQDDVLAFVGGQDSPQLSQVGAACPDHLVHTKVVPLFIDWTPNADDVEGLKAKLKEGVAAYKEQYKAYFERNKNEGDVMFEAAPRVILIPGVGMINTGKSWALSQVSGALYHRAIAVMRGATSLGKFVSLSENESYNVEYWPLELYKLSLAPAEAEFSRKVALITGGAGGIGSATARRLVSEGAHVVLADLNLEGAQKVAAEINEKYGENRALAVKMDVTDETAIQAAYAETALTYGGVDIIVNNAGLATSSPFDETSLKEWNLNMNVLGTGYFLVAREAFKLMKQQGIGGNMVFIGSKNSVYAGKNATAYSAAKALEAHLARCIAAEGGEFGIRVNTILPDAILQGSAIWNSNWRNERAAAYGIEPDQLEEYYRKRTTLLVNIYPQDIAEGVAFFASSKSDKTTGCMLTIDGGVPAAFTR; this comes from the coding sequence ATGGTACAAAGCTTGTGGGATTCTTCAAAGGCGGCTCAGCTGCAAGGCGGGCTGGACGAGCTTGTCTATCGTTCCAACATCATCGGCGCGGATCGCCGCGTCTGCAACATTTTCGGCGGCAACACGTCGGCTAAAACGATCGTTAAAGATTTTCGCGGCCGCGATGTCGAAGTGATGTATGTCAAAGGCAGCGGCTCCGACCTCGCTTCGATGAAAGCCGGCAACTTCACCGGCCTGCGCATGGACGACATTCGTCCGCTGTTCGAGCGCGACGCCATGACGGACGAGGAGATGGTCGCTTACCTCGCCCATACGATGATCGACGCGAAGCATCCGCGCGCTTCCATCGAAACGCTGCTGCACGCATTCCTGCCGTTCAAGCATGTGGACCATACCCATCCGGACGCCATCATCAGCCTTTGCTGCGCGGATAACGGAAAAGAGCTGGCGAAGGAAATTTACGGCGACCGCTTCGTATGGGTTCCTTACGTGCGTCCCGGCTTCACGCTGTCCAAGATGATCGCCGAAGGTGTGCTTGCTAACCCGAAAGCGGAGCTCGTGCTGATGGAGAAGCACGGTCTCGTCACTTGGGGCGAAACGAGCGAAGCTTGCTACGCGCAAACGATCAAAATCATCAACGAAGCGGAAGCGTTCATCGAAGCTCGCGTGAACGAAGCGAAGCTGTTCGGCGGGCAAAAGCACGCTCCGCTGCCGGCGGACGTTCGCCGCAGCATCGCTGCGCAGGTGATGCCGACGATCCGCGGCGCCGTATCCGATGCGAAGAAGATGATTCTTTCCTTCGACGATCAGGACGACGTGCTCGCATTTGTCGGCGGTCAGGATTCCCCGCAGCTGTCGCAGGTCGGCGCAGCGTGCCCGGACCATCTCGTGCATACGAAGGTCGTTCCGCTGTTCATCGACTGGACGCCGAATGCGGACGATGTGGAAGGCCTTAAGGCGAAGCTGAAGGAAGGTGTCGCCGCTTACAAGGAGCAGTACAAAGCTTACTTTGAGCGCAACAAAAACGAAGGCGACGTCATGTTCGAAGCTGCGCCGCGCGTCATCCTTATTCCGGGCGTCGGCATGATCAATACCGGCAAGAGCTGGGCGCTTTCGCAGGTCAGCGGCGCGCTGTACCACCGGGCAATCGCCGTTATGCGCGGCGCAACGTCGCTCGGCAAATTCGTATCGCTCAGCGAAAACGAGTCCTACAACGTCGAGTACTGGCCGCTGGAGCTGTACAAGCTGTCGCTCGCACCGGCCGAAGCCGAGTTCTCCCGCAAGGTTGCGCTCATCACGGGCGGAGCCGGCGGCATCGGCAGCGCAACCGCCCGCCGTCTCGTATCGGAAGGCGCGCACGTCGTGCTCGCCGACCTGAACCTGGAAGGCGCGCAAAAAGTTGCCGCCGAAATCAACGAGAAATACGGCGAAAACCGCGCGCTTGCCGTGAAAATGGACGTAACCGACGAAACGGCTATCCAAGCGGCTTACGCCGAAACGGCTCTGACTTACGGCGGTGTGGACATCATCGTCAACAACGCGGGTCTCGCAACTTCCAGCCCGTTCGATGAAACGTCCCTCAAGGAATGGAATCTGAACATGAATGTGCTCGGCACCGGCTACTTCCTCGTTGCGCGCGAAGCGTTCAAGCTGATGAAGCAGCAGGGCATCGGCGGCAACATGGTGTTCATCGGCTCGAAAAACTCGGTATACGCCGGCAAAAACGCCACCGCATACAGCGCGGCGAAAGCGCTGGAAGCTCATCTGGCGCGCTGCATCGCGGCGGAAGGCGGAGAGTTCGGCATCCGCGTGAATACGATTCTTCCGGACGCCATCCTGCAGGGCTCGGCCATCTGGAACTCCAACTGGCGCAACGAACGTGCCGCCGCTTACGGCATCGAACCGGACCAATTGGAAGAGTACTACCGCAAGCGCACGACGCTGCTCGTTAACATTTACCCGCAGGATATCGCGGAAGGCGTCGCTTTCTTCGCCTCCTCGAAATCGGATAAAACGACAGGCTGCATGCTGACGATCGACGGCGGCGTACCGGCGGCGTTCACCCGCTAA
- a CDS encoding glycoside hydrolase family 28 protein, with amino-acid sequence MIVNIVDFGAVGDGVTKNTAFIQKAIDHCAEAGGGTVVVPKGDFLSGTILLRSYVELHLQPAARIVSSMEEADFTAPGEAEALQLSEGQGSRALVCARHAKNIAVTGLGTIDGRGEHFLEPEDGVSDYVLEPLGAFRPKLIDFEGCTNVVFRDVTLYRASSWGLHMTGCNQVTVDGVKILGQVRGPNNDGIDPDCCKDVHISNCHIETGDDCIVIKTTKYGAERYGACENITVTNCTLQSHDSAIKIGTETHADIRNIVVTNCVIRNSNRGVGIWVRDGATMENMLFSNLFIETRLFSNEEEIKRTLRWWGKSEPIFMTAERRNNPNAPAPGKIRNIRFDQILIEAEGCIYLEGSEESVLEGISLRGVKHHMRVKSGYPGGVFDTQPSPRGVFPHHIPAIFVHHAKDVSFSDVEVSWGDEKNRNWTNALYGERVQDLRIDGFKGAAADSSLSVMELKSVHGLIVERTRALPGTGVCLSLEDVEDSECRLEGNNFSKAAVPVQRK; translated from the coding sequence ATGATCGTTAATATTGTTGATTTCGGCGCAGTCGGCGACGGCGTCACGAAAAATACGGCCTTCATCCAGAAGGCGATCGACCATTGTGCGGAAGCAGGCGGAGGCACGGTCGTCGTGCCGAAGGGAGACTTTCTATCCGGCACGATTTTGCTTCGCTCTTACGTCGAGCTGCACCTTCAGCCGGCGGCCCGCATCGTCAGCAGCATGGAGGAGGCGGACTTCACGGCTCCGGGCGAAGCGGAGGCGCTTCAGCTCAGCGAAGGCCAAGGGAGCCGCGCGCTCGTCTGCGCAAGACATGCGAAGAATATCGCCGTAACGGGGCTCGGCACGATCGACGGCCGAGGCGAGCATTTTCTCGAGCCGGAGGACGGCGTGAGCGACTACGTGCTGGAGCCGCTCGGCGCCTTCCGGCCGAAGCTGATCGATTTTGAAGGCTGCACGAACGTCGTGTTCCGCGACGTCACCCTGTACCGGGCTTCGTCGTGGGGACTGCATATGACCGGCTGCAACCAGGTTACCGTGGACGGAGTGAAAATTCTCGGACAAGTCCGCGGGCCGAATAACGATGGGATCGATCCGGACTGCTGCAAGGACGTGCACATCTCCAACTGCCACATCGAGACGGGCGACGACTGCATCGTTATCAAAACGACCAAATACGGCGCGGAGCGGTACGGCGCCTGCGAGAACATCACCGTGACGAACTGCACGCTGCAGTCGCACGATTCGGCGATTAAAATCGGCACGGAAACGCACGCGGATATCCGCAACATCGTCGTGACGAACTGCGTCATCCGTAACTCCAACCGCGGCGTCGGCATTTGGGTGCGCGACGGGGCGACGATGGAAAATATGCTGTTCTCCAACCTTTTTATAGAGACCAGGCTGTTCAGCAACGAGGAAGAAATCAAGCGGACTCTCCGCTGGTGGGGCAAATCGGAGCCGATCTTCATGACGGCGGAGCGCAGAAACAACCCGAACGCTCCCGCGCCGGGCAAAATCCGCAATATCCGGTTCGATCAAATTCTCATCGAAGCGGAAGGCTGCATCTATTTGGAAGGCTCGGAGGAAAGCGTGCTTGAAGGCATTTCGCTGCGCGGCGTAAAGCATCATATGCGGGTCAAAAGCGGCTATCCGGGGGGCGTATTCGATACGCAGCCGTCGCCTCGCGGCGTGTTTCCGCATCACATCCCGGCTATTTTCGTGCATCACGCGAAAGATGTGTCCTTCAGCGACGTGGAGGTAAGCTGGGGAGACGAGAAAAACCGCAATTGGACGAACGCGTTGTACGGCGAGCGTGTGCAGGATTTGCGGATTGACGGATTTAAGGGAGCGGCGGCGGACAGCAGCCTGAGCGTGATGGAGCTGAAATCCGTACACGGACTGATCGTCGAGAGAACGAGAGCTCTGCCGGGGACCGGCGTCTGCTTGTCGCTGGAGGATGTGGAGGATTCCGAGTGCCGGCTCGAAGGCAACAATTTCTCCAAAGCGGCGGTGCCCGTTCAAAGAAAATAA
- the rhaA gene encoding L-rhamnose isomerase, whose translation MTKPDIERNYEEAKKLYAKHGIDVDKALEKLAQIKISMHCWQGDDVRGFLNRGQELTGGISVTGNYPGAARTPQELRSDLEKAFSLIPGKHKVNLHAIYADTDERVELDELEPKHFQNWVDWAKEQGLGLDFNPTCFSHEKSKDGFTLSHPDPEIRRFWIDHCKASRKIGAYFGEQLGQTCVTNVWIPDGFKDTPVDRMAPRQRLKDALDEVFAEPLNPQFNLDAVESKLFGLGSEAYVVGSHEFYMGYGIQNDKLICLDAGHFHPTEVISNKLSSLALFTSGILLHVSRPMRWDSDHVVVLDDELIDIGRELVRHNLLGKTHIGLDFFDASINRVAAWVIGTRNTIKALLRAMLEPVEALKQAELEGDYTTRLALTEEFKTYPFGAVWDYYCEKHGVPVREEWIAEVKQYEREVLTKRG comes from the coding sequence ATGACCAAGCCTGATATCGAACGCAATTACGAGGAAGCGAAAAAGCTGTACGCGAAGCACGGCATCGACGTGGACAAAGCGCTCGAGAAGCTGGCGCAGATCAAAATTTCCATGCACTGCTGGCAGGGAGACGATGTGCGCGGCTTCCTGAACCGCGGGCAGGAGCTGACCGGCGGCATTTCCGTCACGGGGAACTACCCCGGGGCGGCCCGCACGCCGCAGGAACTTCGCTCCGATTTGGAGAAGGCGTTCTCGCTCATTCCGGGCAAGCATAAAGTGAACCTGCACGCGATCTATGCCGACACGGACGAAAGAGTGGAGCTCGATGAGCTTGAGCCGAAGCATTTTCAGAACTGGGTCGACTGGGCGAAGGAGCAAGGCCTCGGGCTGGACTTCAACCCGACCTGCTTCTCGCATGAGAAATCCAAGGACGGCTTCACGCTGAGCCATCCGGACCCGGAGATCCGCCGTTTCTGGATCGACCACTGCAAGGCGTCCCGTAAAATCGGCGCTTATTTCGGCGAGCAGCTCGGCCAAACTTGCGTCACGAACGTCTGGATCCCTGACGGCTTCAAGGATACGCCGGTCGACCGCATGGCGCCGCGTCAGCGGCTGAAGGACGCGCTCGACGAAGTGTTTGCGGAGCCTTTGAATCCGCAGTTTAACCTCGACGCGGTGGAAAGCAAGCTGTTCGGTCTCGGCTCAGAGGCTTATGTCGTCGGCTCTCACGAGTTTTATATGGGCTACGGCATCCAAAACGACAAGCTGATCTGCCTCGACGCAGGCCACTTTCATCCGACCGAGGTCATCTCGAACAAGCTGTCGTCACTGGCGCTGTTCACCAGCGGCATTTTGCTTCACGTCAGCCGTCCGATGAGATGGGACAGCGACCACGTCGTCGTGCTGGACGACGAGCTGATCGACATCGGCCGCGAGCTCGTCCGTCATAACCTGCTCGGCAAAACGCACATCGGGTTGGACTTCTTCGACGCCAGCATCAACCGTGTAGCCGCTTGGGTCATCGGCACCCGGAACACGATCAAAGCGCTGCTTCGGGCGATGCTCGAGCCGGTCGAAGCTTTGAAGCAAGCGGAGCTGGAGGGCGACTACACGACGCGCCTCGCTTTGACGGAGGAGTTCAAGACGTATCCGTTCGGAGCGGTATGGGATTACTACTGCGAAAAGCACGGCGTGCCGGTTCGCGAGGAATGGATCGCCGAAGTCAAGCAGTATGAGCGGGAAGTACTGACGAAGCGCGGCTAA
- a CDS encoding helix-turn-helix domain-containing protein, producing the protein MRIRRGSFYRNSLVIMMLIASIPGIIMGLVTYWTVTGKIEAELQRVQHNKVVQQEKNLEDQFANLEMTFSHWAFDPALGVKIKNLNFAKDYDEISELYKTLMVIEGSSSLIEKAEVYLSSPRPVVINKEGYKYQDDPDSVRQFGDMMKRSKSIFWTDASKVPSYKGGAQGTTLSLVNKLPGGPTDQPYGLLVATLNKDKLQQQLKSLNPLDEGSNLLFSTDGQWEISASGAKTELDLALESEFRQRGTQSDSFLFTYKNAVYAVSVSEFTRLGMSWVFLSAAPLSSITSPVLLISKVILFVSLGGLVLAFVLSWFGSRRIYSPLERLYRKLSGDSVREQHRDEFEWIEMKWDTLSKESENLKSQLDLQLPLVREGFLMQLVQGYLFSLSELEVKARLKQFGLDIEGKQIGAMFVQVRGLSGEDARFTQGDEELVAFAAGNIAKELSENMSVRCETLNFHDLSLGLFLTLPEEWSPNQCKEMMRAFGDEMIMIVENILKLHAVVVMGNTTSQLSRVPYLFEETRQLLSYSDLKNENTLIDVSQLNRTATQLEFPYNFLLEKEIIHAIRIGSEEESVRLVRQFMEELTAVGLKKLVIQQGINQLLGSIQHAMLQSGVNPINLFEGANLFQELSQLHEPDEMLRWLETRVVASYLQEMASKQDFSIKQHVENVLLYIQENYRTNLSLESCADQFGLSPYTLSRAIKQVTGINFIDYLTNLRLGQAKELLRTTTMKINEIADQVGYQQTYFNRIFKKAEGVSPSQYRERYQKD; encoded by the coding sequence ATGCGCATACGGAGAGGGAGTTTTTATCGGAACAGTCTGGTTATTATGATGCTGATCGCATCCATTCCCGGGATCATTATGGGACTTGTTACTTATTGGACCGTGACCGGAAAAATCGAAGCGGAGCTGCAGCGCGTGCAGCACAACAAAGTGGTTCAGCAGGAAAAAAATCTGGAGGATCAATTTGCCAATTTGGAGATGACGTTCTCGCATTGGGCGTTTGATCCCGCGCTGGGCGTAAAAATCAAAAATTTGAATTTCGCCAAGGATTACGACGAAATCTCCGAGCTGTACAAAACCTTGATGGTCATTGAAGGATCCAGCTCGCTGATCGAGAAAGCGGAGGTTTATTTATCGTCTCCCCGGCCGGTCGTCATCAATAAGGAAGGATACAAGTACCAGGACGATCCGGACAGCGTTCGGCAATTTGGAGATATGATGAAGCGAAGCAAGTCGATATTCTGGACGGACGCTTCGAAGGTGCCCAGCTACAAAGGCGGGGCTCAAGGTACGACGCTGTCGCTCGTCAACAAGCTGCCGGGAGGCCCGACGGATCAGCCTTACGGACTGCTCGTCGCCACGCTGAATAAGGATAAGCTTCAGCAGCAGTTAAAAAGCCTCAACCCGCTGGACGAGGGCTCCAATTTGCTGTTCAGCACGGACGGACAATGGGAAATATCGGCGAGCGGGGCCAAGACGGAGCTCGATCTGGCGCTGGAATCGGAATTCCGCCAACGCGGCACGCAAAGCGATTCCTTTTTGTTTACGTACAAGAATGCGGTTTATGCCGTATCGGTCAGCGAGTTTACCCGGCTGGGCATGTCCTGGGTATTTCTTTCCGCCGCCCCGCTTTCCAGCATAACATCGCCCGTGCTGCTCATTTCCAAAGTCATTCTTTTCGTCAGCCTGGGCGGCCTGGTGCTGGCTTTTGTGCTCTCCTGGTTCGGCTCGAGGCGCATATATTCGCCTCTGGAGCGTTTATACCGCAAGCTGAGCGGCGATTCGGTCAGGGAACAACACCGGGACGAGTTTGAATGGATCGAGATGAAATGGGATACGTTGTCCAAGGAAAGCGAAAATCTCAAGAGCCAATTGGACCTGCAGCTGCCCTTGGTTCGGGAAGGCTTTCTCATGCAGCTCGTGCAGGGGTATTTATTCTCCTTGAGCGAGCTGGAGGTGAAAGCCCGGCTGAAGCAATTCGGCCTGGATATCGAAGGCAAGCAAATAGGCGCGATGTTCGTGCAGGTTCGCGGGCTCAGCGGAGAGGATGCGCGCTTTACTCAAGGGGACGAGGAGCTGGTCGCATTTGCGGCGGGCAACATCGCCAAGGAGCTCAGCGAGAATATGAGCGTGCGCTGCGAAACGCTGAATTTTCACGACTTGTCGCTCGGCTTGTTCCTGACTTTGCCCGAGGAATGGAGTCCGAACCAGTGCAAGGAAATGATGCGGGCGTTCGGGGACGAAATGATAATGATCGTCGAAAATATCTTGAAGCTGCATGCCGTGGTCGTCATGGGCAATACGACATCGCAGCTCAGCCGGGTGCCTTATTTGTTCGAAGAAACCCGTCAGCTTCTGAGTTACAGCGATCTGAAAAACGAAAATACGCTGATCGACGTTTCCCAGCTTAATCGGACGGCGACGCAGCTCGAGTTTCCTTATAATTTCCTGCTGGAGAAAGAAATTATTCATGCGATCCGCATCGGATCGGAGGAGGAGTCCGTTCGGCTGGTTCGCCAGTTTATGGAGGAGCTTACCGCCGTAGGGCTGAAGAAGTTAGTTATCCAACAGGGAATAAACCAGCTTCTCGGCAGTATCCAGCACGCGATGCTGCAGTCGGGCGTCAACCCGATCAACCTGTTTGAAGGAGCGAATTTGTTTCAAGAGCTGAGCCAGCTGCATGAACCGGACGAGATGCTGCGCTGGCTGGAGACGCGCGTTGTCGCTTCCTACTTGCAGGAGATGGCAAGCAAGCAGGATTTCTCCATCAAACAGCATGTCGAGAACGTCCTGCTGTACATTCAGGAAAATTACCGGACCAACTTGTCTCTGGAATCGTGTGCCGATCAATTCGGATTGAGTCCTTATACGCTCAGCCGGGCGATCAAACAGGTAACGGGCATTAATTTTATCGATTATTTGACAAACTTGCGCCTCGGACAGGCAAAGGAATTGCTTCGTACGACGACGATGAAAATCAACGAAATCGCCGATCAGGTAGGTTACCAGCAAACGTATTTCAACCGGATTTTCAAGAAAGCCGAAGGGGTTTCTCCAAGTCAATACAGGGAGAGGTACCAGAAGGATTAA